The following are from one region of the Acanthopagrus latus isolate v.2019 chromosome 2, fAcaLat1.1, whole genome shotgun sequence genome:
- the LOC119005739 gene encoding cell wall protein DAN4 — MIIIFVSLIFICLLPKTASTVTSGQNQSFTNVMTGGLTRQGTSSSNQLSEVAGRGITQSIIVNPTAEKTTKPMTESLHTSPSKTASTTPSQTSTPNIQTAPTLISSSLSQFNSSTEDMKPTTEVSILTTVVFRSSTKHSILRSSTPSQDTGKTVASQFTIDKLPYPSTGLTQPTDLILTTTTSTKTDEHKSTSTSPATGLYTTKKPFIHSTKAKKRQDSPYVNRTNHSKAVAGLIGGALVLMTVGFLLIYVKKRKLQRQQIKTTDWAGPSPFLESGADNGQVTLRSSNRISFSSFLPLRLSKRLSLLPETDEELKDIRLGTTFGDEHGKGMSGQEEDGNDGQDSNRSAVVVIESTGEAPETDINSVSLSSSQTTDSLCKNNNVEVINLSGAHPANPSTSSGAVENAQLNDSLGQP; from the coding sequence ATGATCATCATATTTGTAAGCCTAATTTTTATATGCTTGCTGCCAAAGACAGCAAGCACAGTAACATCTGGCCAGAATCAAAGCTTCACAAATGTGATGACAGGAGGGCTGACCAGACAGGGGACGTCCAGCTCAAACCAACTCTCAGAGGTCGCAGGTCGTGGCATCACACAGTCTATTATAGTGAATCCAACAGCTGAAAAAACTACCAAACCAATGACTGAATCTTTGCACACAAGTCCTTCTAAAACTGCTTCAACAACACCCTCTCAAACATCCACACCAAATATTCAAACAGCACCAACTCTGATCAGTTCCTCATTATCTCAGTTTAACAGCTCCACAGAGGACATGAAGCCCACGACGGAAGTCTCAATATTAACAACAGTGGTATTCCGTTCATCCACGAAACATTCAATACTACGGAGCTCCACCCCAAGCCAAGACACAGGAAAGACGGTGGCCTCCCAATTCACTATTGATAAACTTCCCTATCCATCTACTGGTCTAACACAACCTACAGACCTCATCTTGACGACGACCACATCTACCAAGACTGATGAACACAAGTCTACAAGTACAAGTCCAGCCACAGGTTTATACACGACAAAGAAACCATTCATCCACAGCACCAaggcaaaaaaaagacaagattcTCCATATGTAAACAgaacaaaccacagcaaagcAGTCGCAGGACTGATAGGTGGTGCCCTGGTATTAATGACGGTTGGATTCCTGCTCATTTATGTAAAGAAACGGAAGCTTCAACGGCAGCAGATAAAAACTACTGATTGGGCTGGTCCTTCACCGTTTCTAGAGAGTGGAGCTGACAATGGCCAGGTGACACTAAGGTCATCTAACCGAATTTCCTTCTCCAGCTTCCTGCCTCTAAGGCTGTCCAAAAGGCTGTCCTTGCTCCCGGAAACAGATGAGGAGTTAAAAGACATAAGACTGGGAACGACATTTGGGGATGAACATGGCAAGGGCATGTCTGGTCAAGAGGAGGATGGAAATGATGGACAAGACAGCAATAGGAGTGCAGTAGTTGTTATAGAAAGCACAGGAGAAGCTCCAGAGACAGACATAAACTCTGTTTCTCTATCCTCTTCCCAAACTACTGACTCACTGTGCAAAAATAACAATGTAGAAGTTATAAACCTCAGTGGAGCCCATCCTGCAAATCCCTCTACTTCATCTGGAGCTGTGGAAAATGCACAGCTGAATGATAGCCTGGGGCAACCTTGA